One genomic segment of Bacteroides caccae includes these proteins:
- a CDS encoding S8 family serine peptidase produces MKKLISLILCCLICGITSAQLIKQKVEKQKKQSELDWYNCSFDRDSVYGAEVNKAYEYLNANKKKLKKRPIVALIGTGMDVEHEDLRQAIWINPKEKLNQKDDDRNGLIDDINGWNFLGGKDAQVVESLTREGEREFFRLKDKYADYIFDGKKYYKIINGTRQEVAAPENMEEYNYYRYKVMPESRIGSTYSGLQLAYVIEEYVEKFNRDMKQRFPRKELTVEEFQSCYDPKAERDSLSEVAFVCTAYYFSLYNTDKWEPVYQNMGKKSVETAKASYEEALRKYGTDQRKEITGDNPMDINDNNYGNNILLTSDAATNIMKAGIIAAKRDNKIGSDGIADQAEIMTLRICTGEGEPYLKDMALAIHYAVSHGADVIVLPEQNMLYPEEQKQWIIHELKEAEKKGAIVIVPAWNTSIDMDKVEFFPNRKMSKDKELTNLMIVASSDKKGNPVMDTNYGANTLDIYAPGTDIYSAYMGDTYRTGTGEGLAAATVAGVATLIKSYFPKLTGSQIRDILLKSVTSRKGVEVEKGIRVDDRPSQDLFLFDDLCISGGIVNAYQAILEAEKMNSQKK; encoded by the coding sequence ATGAAAAAACTTATATCCCTTATCTTATGCTGCCTTATTTGTGGAATTACATCAGCTCAATTAATAAAACAAAAAGTTGAAAAACAAAAAAAACAATCCGAACTGGACTGGTACAATTGTTCTTTCGACAGAGACAGTGTATATGGCGCTGAAGTTAACAAAGCCTATGAATATTTGAATGCTAACAAAAAGAAACTCAAGAAAAGGCCGATTGTCGCATTAATCGGAACCGGAATGGACGTGGAACACGAAGATCTGAGACAGGCTATATGGATCAATCCCAAAGAAAAATTAAATCAAAAAGATGATGATAGAAATGGTCTCATTGATGATATTAATGGTTGGAACTTCCTCGGGGGCAAAGATGCTCAAGTTGTGGAGTCTTTGACGAGAGAAGGAGAACGTGAATTCTTCCGCTTGAAAGATAAATATGCAGACTATATTTTTGATGGGAAAAAGTATTATAAAATTATTAATGGAACACGTCAGGAAGTAGCTGCACCGGAAAACATGGAAGAATATAACTATTATCGATATAAAGTAATGCCCGAATCCAGAATAGGAAGTACTTACAGTGGTCTGCAACTTGCTTATGTCATCGAAGAATACGTTGAAAAATTTAATAGAGACATGAAGCAGCGCTTCCCTAGAAAAGAATTAACCGTCGAGGAGTTTCAAAGTTGTTATGACCCTAAAGCGGAAAGGGACAGCCTCTCTGAAGTAGCCTTTGTATGTACAGCCTATTATTTCAGTTTATATAATACAGATAAATGGGAACCTGTATACCAAAATATGGGTAAGAAAAGTGTGGAAACAGCTAAAGCCTCTTACGAAGAAGCCTTAAGAAAATATGGTACGGACCAACGAAAAGAAATTACAGGTGACAACCCAATGGACATAAATGACAACAATTATGGAAATAATATACTACTTACATCCGATGCAGCAACCAACATAATGAAGGCAGGAATTATAGCTGCTAAACGTGACAATAAAATAGGAAGCGATGGCATTGCCGATCAAGCAGAAATCATGACGCTACGTATCTGTACAGGAGAAGGGGAACCTTACCTGAAAGATATGGCATTAGCCATTCATTATGCAGTCAGCCACGGAGCAGATGTGATTGTATTGCCTGAACAGAATATGTTATACCCCGAGGAACAAAAACAATGGATAATCCATGAATTGAAAGAAGCGGAAAAGAAAGGAGCCATAGTGATAGTTCCCGCGTGGAATACATCTATCGATATGGACAAAGTAGAATTCTTCCCGAACCGGAAAATGAGTAAAGACAAAGAACTCACCAATCTTATGATAGTCGCCTCTTCTGATAAAAAAGGAAATCCGGTTATGGATACAAATTATGGAGCAAATACACTAGATATCTATGCTCCGGGAACAGATATATATTCTGCATACATGGGAGACACTTACCGAACAGGAACAGGAGAAGGACTAGCGGCCGCTACCGTAGCCGGAGTAGCCACACTCATAAAATCTTATTTTCCAAAGCTTACCGGCTCACAAATCCGTGATATTCTATTAAAAAGTGTAACCTCACGCAAAGGAGTAGAAGTAGAAAAAGGCATTCGAGTAGACGACAGACCTTCACAAGATTTATTCCTTTTTGATGATTTATGTATCTCCGGAGGTATTGTTAACGCCTATCAAGCTATTCTAGAAGCAGAAAAAATGAATTCGCAAAAGAAATGA
- a CDS encoding thioredoxin domain-containing protein, which translates to MNLRNMIIKIHICLIAFCFISGIKAQTQNSMTEIIPFKTIDGKIIIEANINGETANFVLDLAGHNALLPEAVNQLKINTKNASSFGSYQNFKFKQVPVKKIYEIGTLTIGNNTFSNSLPTFILEDEPYLRKLGVMGVLNSAVFRTSVLTIDMRRKKITITQPYRPSYMKLNYRENFELITGLGIVCSISIQDKTIFPILDTWSDGLINLTEKDFNECSTLYPKGTPQKVSIGYKETAQEEESLTLPETIFVKTKIDDAFAVRNPSLKHSVLGKKLLDYGILSIDYVHQKIYFQPFDLVPIPESEAKVTEVKAEDGKMNPITRQFFLEHIFDYRTGNDFVYNGDKPVVVDFWATWCGPCMRLLPKMEELAEKYKGKVMFYKVNADKEKDLCKHFGVQALPTLFFIPVGGKPIVEVGATPEKYVQIIEEQLLK; encoded by the coding sequence ATGAATTTGAGAAATATGATAATAAAAATACATATATGTTTGATTGCTTTTTGTTTTATTTCAGGCATAAAAGCACAAACACAGAACAGTATGACGGAAATCATTCCATTTAAAACAATCGATGGAAAGATTATCATAGAAGCCAATATAAATGGAGAAACAGCAAATTTTGTACTTGATTTAGCCGGACATAATGCATTACTTCCGGAAGCTGTCAACCAACTGAAAATCAACACGAAAAACGCCAGTAGTTTTGGAAGTTATCAGAATTTCAAATTCAAACAGGTTCCCGTAAAGAAGATCTATGAAATAGGAACCTTAACTATTGGCAATAATACATTCAGCAATAGTCTGCCAACATTCATATTAGAAGATGAACCTTATCTACGCAAACTGGGAGTAATGGGAGTATTGAATTCTGCAGTATTCCGAACTTCCGTCTTGACCATTGACATGCGACGAAAAAAGATCACTATCACTCAGCCGTACCGACCTTCGTACATGAAACTAAACTATAGAGAAAATTTTGAATTGATAACAGGTTTAGGTATAGTATGTTCGATATCGATTCAAGATAAAACAATTTTTCCTATTTTAGATACATGGAGCGACGGATTAATCAACCTCACTGAAAAAGACTTTAACGAGTGTAGCACACTTTATCCGAAGGGAACTCCGCAAAAAGTTTCAATCGGCTATAAAGAGACGGCACAAGAAGAAGAAAGCCTGACCTTACCGGAAACAATATTCGTGAAAACAAAGATAGACGATGCCTTTGCCGTGAGGAATCCATCTCTGAAACATTCTGTTTTAGGAAAGAAACTATTGGACTACGGCATTTTGTCCATTGATTATGTTCATCAAAAAATATACTTCCAGCCTTTCGACTTGGTTCCTATTCCCGAATCGGAAGCTAAAGTAACGGAAGTCAAAGCGGAAGACGGCAAGATGAATCCGATTACCCGCCAATTCTTTCTGGAACATATTTTTGATTACCGGACAGGAAATGATTTCGTTTATAATGGAGACAAACCTGTGGTTGTTGACTTTTGGGCAACTTGGTGCGGCCCTTGCATGAGACTGCTTCCGAAAATGGAAGAATTGGCTGAAAAGTATAAGGGAAAAGTCATGTTTTATAAAGTGAATGCGGATAAAGAGAAAGACTTGTGCAAACATTTCGGAGTACAGGCGCTGCCGACTCTTTTCTTTATTCCGGTAGGCGGCAAACCTATCGTCGAAGTCGGAGCTACTCCGGAGAAGTACGTGCAAATCATTGAGGAACAGCTTCTCAAATAA
- a CDS encoding pepsin/retropepsin-like aspartic protease family protein, giving the protein MKRAEILTGLWLLMFLIYGKECMSQIQNKVCDTIPYELVHNKIIIPVTINGVKTKYIVDTGGKTGTMYDIALEMQANAAGYTRISDVNGQGQNYQEAYVSNVSIGNSYQIKLLKTMVLPKDPFFTDLGVAGILGGDAFSQSVVTFDSRYRIMVINYPYRPEKLKLTDGVPLLDETEYHSFITVKQEEQTMKILFDTGAEGFLLYSIQDYNRLADISDIKETNHAHGIVSAGLTGLGSPVEIKKLNIPSIRIMDKEFTNIGCTTSIMNETIIGVDLLKYGKVIIDYMRKRFFFLPFEKGKTDMGGAPVLWNVSILPRNERFEITTIWDSMKDQVSFGDQVININGTSLSNCPMSQIAIEEIMNAIPGDTGYIIIKKDNQERKIEIKKER; this is encoded by the coding sequence ATGAAAAGAGCAGAGATACTCACCGGTTTATGGCTGTTAATGTTTCTAATCTATGGAAAGGAATGTATGTCGCAAATCCAAAATAAGGTTTGCGACACTATTCCCTATGAATTGGTACACAACAAAATCATTATTCCTGTCACAATCAACGGCGTTAAAACGAAATATATCGTCGACACCGGTGGCAAAACTGGAACGATGTACGATATAGCCCTTGAAATGCAGGCAAACGCTGCAGGATATACACGCATTTCTGATGTGAACGGACAGGGACAAAACTATCAAGAAGCATATGTCTCCAATGTATCCATCGGCAATAGTTACCAAATCAAGCTATTAAAAACAATGGTGCTGCCCAAAGATCCTTTTTTCACAGATTTAGGAGTCGCCGGCATTCTCGGTGGAGACGCATTCTCACAATCTGTAGTAACATTCGACTCTCGCTATAGAATCATGGTCATCAACTATCCCTATCGCCCCGAGAAACTGAAACTAACAGACGGAGTTCCTCTTCTGGATGAAACGGAATATCACTCATTTATCACTGTCAAGCAAGAAGAACAGACAATGAAAATATTGTTTGACACTGGTGCAGAAGGTTTTCTACTATATTCGATACAAGATTATAACAGGCTGGCTGATATATCCGATATAAAAGAAACAAATCATGCACATGGGATTGTATCTGCCGGATTAACCGGACTGGGAAGTCCTGTAGAAATCAAAAAACTGAACATACCTTCTATTCGTATCATGGATAAGGAATTCACAAACATAGGCTGCACGACAAGCATAATGAATGAAACAATCATAGGAGTAGACTTGCTGAAATATGGAAAAGTGATTATAGACTATATGCGTAAACGCTTCTTCTTCCTCCCATTCGAAAAAGGGAAAACTGATATGGGAGGTGCTCCCGTTCTTTGGAATGTGAGTATATTGCCACGCAACGAACGATTTGAAATCACAACGATATGGGATAGTATGAAAGACCAAGTATCTTTCGGTGATCAGGTAATCAATATCAACGGAACCTCATTAAGCAACTGTCCGATGAGCCAGATTGCTATAGAAGAGATAATGAACGCTATTCCCGGAGATACAGGATATATTATTATTAAAAAGGACAATCAGGAGAGAAAAATAGAAATCAAAAAAGAAAGATAG
- the trxB gene encoding thioredoxin-disulfide reductase has product MAEIEKVKCLIIGSGPAGYTAAIYAGRANLCPVLYEGLQPGGQLTTTTDVENFPGYPEGISGPQLMEDLRAQASRFGTDVRFGIATAADLSKAPYKITIDGEKEIEAETLIISTGATAKYLGLEDEKKYAGMGVSACATCDGFFYRKKVVAVVGGGDTACEEAVYLAGLASKVYLIVRKPFLRASKIMQERVMNHEKIEVLFEHNAVGLYGDNGVEGVNLVKRWGEPDEERYSLPIDGFFLAIGHQPNSDIFKDYLDTDEVGYIITDGASPRTKVPGVFAAGDVADPHYRQAITAAGSGCKAAIEAERYLSAKGLI; this is encoded by the coding sequence ATGGCAGAAATAGAAAAAGTTAAGTGCCTGATTATTGGTTCAGGACCTGCCGGATATACGGCAGCGATTTATGCGGGACGTGCAAACTTGTGTCCGGTGCTTTATGAAGGATTGCAGCCCGGCGGTCAGTTGACGACAACTACGGATGTTGAAAACTTCCCCGGTTATCCGGAAGGTATCAGCGGACCGCAGTTGATGGAAGATTTGCGTGCACAGGCGAGCCGCTTTGGGACAGATGTACGTTTCGGTATTGCTACTGCAGCGGATTTGAGCAAGGCTCCTTATAAAATAACGATTGACGGAGAAAAAGAAATCGAAGCGGAGACGTTGATTATCTCTACCGGGGCAACAGCTAAGTATTTGGGACTGGAAGACGAAAAGAAATATGCGGGAATGGGTGTCAGCGCTTGTGCTACCTGCGATGGTTTCTTCTATCGTAAGAAAGTGGTTGCCGTAGTCGGTGGCGGTGATACGGCTTGTGAAGAAGCGGTTTATCTTGCCGGACTTGCATCGAAAGTATATCTGATTGTCCGTAAGCCTTTCCTGCGTGCATCGAAGATTATGCAGGAGCGCGTGATGAATCACGAGAAGATTGAAGTTCTTTTTGAACACAATGCTGTCGGTTTGTACGGTGACAATGGAGTGGAAGGTGTAAACCTTGTGAAACGTTGGGGTGAACCGGATGAGGAACGTTACAGCCTGCCTATCGACGGTTTCTTTCTGGCTATCGGTCATCAACCGAATTCTGATATATTCAAGGATTATCTGGATACGGATGAAGTGGGTTATATCATTACAGATGGTGCCAGTCCGCGTACGAAAGTTCCCGGAGTGTTTGCTGCCGGAGATGTGGCCGACCCTCATTACCGTCAGGCTATTACAGCGGCGGGAAGCGGATGCAAGGCTGCTATTGAGGCAGAACGTTACCTTTCTGCAAAAGGACTTATCTGA
- a CDS encoding RagB/SusD family nutrient uptake outer membrane protein, which produces MKKFIYTIIGIVLLSLSSCSDFLEPKSQSEYVPKDANALQEMLIGSAYPQHKSGNNLLGFLSFLDDDVQFHKTGYEFDSNSSGYVESKKAVFTWQPDMFFIMEKNSPVVYNIWEGYYKFILGANAALDYIGDVNGTEAEKNYVIAQALGLRAFYYFMLVNHFGAPYNYDKQAAGVPLKLTSNLLPEEDLLMTRNSVEEVYNQIIEDLSEAERLFLTLSKDKQYEPNYLISLPMIQLLKSRVFLYMENWKDAAIYADKVINEWSFSLINLNNLPSTSTVEPYYNFTSLKSSEVIWLYGNVSDLTEFNNETVSREEEDPDYPGWGINITYYRKAFTASDDLLESFKVGDLRKEKYIAKEYNRINNSFYPDYYSSFGKYQLSAMGEPNGSENFALSFRLSEAYLNLAEAAAYNNEESKALSAMRTLLENRYEPEKLVVPAGLTGETLKNFIKAERRKELCFEGQRWFDLRRYGMPQITHEWEGKTYTLKSNDPSYTMPIPDEVLIKNKRLEQNPLAPKREN; this is translated from the coding sequence ATGAAAAAATTTATATATACAATTATAGGAATCGTTTTATTATCACTGTCCTCCTGCTCCGACTTTCTGGAACCGAAATCCCAAAGCGAATATGTTCCTAAAGACGCTAACGCCCTCCAAGAGATGCTAATCGGCAGTGCTTACCCCCAACATAAGTCAGGCAACAATTTACTAGGTTTTTTAAGTTTCCTCGATGATGATGTCCAGTTCCACAAAACCGGGTATGAGTTCGATTCCAACTCATCAGGATATGTAGAATCCAAGAAAGCAGTTTTCACATGGCAACCGGATATGTTCTTCATAATGGAAAAGAACAGTCCCGTTGTTTACAATATCTGGGAAGGTTACTATAAATTTATTTTAGGGGCAAATGCCGCACTTGATTATATTGGTGATGTAAACGGAACAGAAGCTGAAAAGAACTATGTGATTGCCCAAGCTTTAGGTCTAAGAGCATTCTACTACTTCATGTTAGTCAATCACTTCGGTGCACCTTATAATTATGACAAGCAAGCAGCGGGAGTACCTCTTAAATTGACAAGTAACCTACTGCCCGAAGAAGATTTATTAATGACACGTAATAGTGTAGAAGAAGTTTATAACCAGATTATAGAAGATTTGAGCGAAGCGGAACGGTTGTTTCTCACTTTATCGAAAGATAAGCAATACGAACCGAACTATTTAATCAGCCTTCCTATGATACAATTATTGAAATCCCGTGTTTTCCTTTACATGGAAAATTGGAAGGATGCAGCGATATATGCCGACAAGGTAATCAATGAGTGGTCTTTCTCTTTAATCAATTTGAATAATCTGCCTTCTACGTCAACAGTAGAACCTTATTACAATTTCACGTCTTTGAAATCATCAGAAGTAATCTGGCTATATGGAAATGTATCTGATCTCACAGAATTTAATAACGAAACAGTATCTCGTGAAGAGGAAGACCCCGATTATCCCGGTTGGGGAATAAATATTACCTACTATCGGAAAGCCTTCACAGCTTCCGATGATCTGTTGGAAAGTTTTAAAGTTGGAGACTTAAGAAAAGAAAAATACATAGCTAAAGAATATAACAGAATAAATAACAGTTTTTATCCGGACTATTACAGTTCTTTCGGGAAATACCAACTATCTGCAATGGGCGAGCCTAATGGTTCAGAGAATTTTGCACTCTCTTTTAGACTGAGTGAAGCATATCTGAATCTTGCAGAAGCTGCTGCCTACAATAACGAAGAAAGTAAGGCGCTTTCAGCTATGAGAACTTTATTGGAGAATCGTTACGAACCAGAAAAGTTAGTTGTCCCTGCCGGATTGACCGGTGAGACGTTGAAAAACTTTATCAAGGCAGAAAGAAGAAAAGAACTCTGTTTTGAGGGACAACGCTGGTTCGACCTGAGACGCTACGGAATGCCTCAAATCACACACGAATGGGAAGGTAAAACATATACGCTAAAATCTAACGACCCTTCTTATACCATGCCGATTCCGGATGAAGTATTGATTAAAAATAAAAGACTGGAACAAAATCCTTTGGCTCCTAAACGAGAAAACTAA
- a CDS encoding TlpA family protein disulfide reductase encodes MISTKKLFILFFSSFLCATTSSWCKDGLQIKGKLRILKPTTLQVNDLNGTLILSCELQPNKEFATEQKLIQPDIYTLRIGKTEEKIYFENHEVNIIGYYDETNPEQSSLSFKGIDSFLTLQEYLPADKDPDTATVSLPANAQLSPNMVSALAYLANVNDYYSNKKLLDMISDDERNSLSARWLVERVKILSHQIIGAECPDFTFTNVNDQKVNLKDFRGKIVVLDFCASWCGPCRKEMRSMLKIYNELKADDLEFISVSLDDSQAKWKKMLDEEKLPWVMLWDKTGFPKSNEAPSAIQTAYGFYAIPFLVVIDKEGKLIARNVRGEQVREAILKARN; translated from the coding sequence ATGATATCAACAAAGAAACTTTTCATTTTATTTTTTTCGTCCTTCTTATGCGCCACGACAAGTTCGTGGTGCAAAGATGGACTACAAATTAAAGGCAAGTTAAGAATACTGAAACCAACCACTTTGCAAGTGAATGACCTGAACGGAACACTTATTCTTAGCTGTGAACTCCAACCCAATAAAGAGTTCGCCACAGAACAGAAGCTGATTCAACCCGATATCTACACATTGCGAATCGGAAAAACGGAAGAAAAAATATATTTCGAGAACCATGAAGTGAACATCATCGGCTACTATGATGAGACAAATCCCGAACAAAGTTCCCTGTCGTTTAAAGGTATCGACTCGTTTCTCACTCTGCAAGAATATTTACCCGCAGATAAAGACCCGGACACAGCAACTGTTTCTCTTCCAGCTAACGCGCAACTGTCACCTAATATGGTATCCGCGCTTGCTTATCTGGCCAATGTAAATGACTATTACTCTAATAAGAAATTATTGGATATGATTTCCGATGATGAGCGAAACTCTTTATCTGCCCGCTGGCTGGTAGAAAGAGTCAAAATCCTTTCCCACCAAATTATTGGTGCAGAATGTCCGGACTTTACTTTCACGAATGTCAATGATCAGAAGGTCAATTTAAAAGACTTTCGCGGTAAAATTGTCGTTTTGGATTTCTGTGCTTCCTGGTGCGGCCCTTGTCGTAAGGAGATGCGTAGTATGCTAAAAATATATAATGAACTGAAAGCTGACGATTTGGAGTTCATCAGCGTATCACTAGACGATAGCCAAGCTAAGTGGAAAAAGATGCTGGACGAAGAAAAACTTCCCTGGGTAATGCTGTGGGATAAAACAGGCTTTCCGAAAAGTAATGAAGCTCCAAGTGCTATCCAGACAGCTTATGGCTTTTATGCCATCCCTTTCCTTGTAGTCATTGACAAAGAAGGAAAACTAATAGCACGTAATGTCCGCGGAGAACAAGTACGTGAAGCCATATTAAAAGCTAGAAATTAA